The Coregonus clupeaformis isolate EN_2021a chromosome 18, ASM2061545v1, whole genome shotgun sequence genome has a segment encoding these proteins:
- the LOC121530928 gene encoding zinc finger CCHC domain-containing protein 8 translates to MAEVDFGDSELFEQLGENIPAATHVRFTEEEEDGEECSELKGRLGECEETVRSLIEENQELKRKLKVLTRPSGINVENIKIDGPLLQILFANNNISKQCRQEIEDSICSIVQKHQQQGEAENGNPSSNVNPQSSSFIMEEDQKTKTSCGIRKIKEAFSMVGSVLYFTSFCLDKLGQPLLNDNPQQTEGWEVPKYKQVFSQVIALDGQEVQMKEKRAKPCCFNCGLDGHQLRDCPQPKDMARINEKRKEFSQGNQGNLSNQRYHAEEVEERFAKYKPGIISEELLSALGVDMNTLPPHIYRMRQLGYPPGWLKEAEMENSGLTLYDGKVSSDEEPTEDNGQKISYDVSKLVDFPGFNISSPPSVKDDYRLNRSIPMQHNHMKQNFAAYLSNNFPMPGANCNKRQHESNSTPRQSKKMRSDARSSDMDVDSDQDTTPHRHRSSDSFQFQPPLPPGSPSFGSPPPLPHGTPPATPTPPPLPKGTPPPTPTNGSRALQGRTVGGGEESVGGEEEELTLEELEEQQRLIWAALENADTATNSDSETPAVGTPLPSSPSISTPAHIDTEMEEGEAEDYEEKEGSVEAASHNSDEQISVEPSSSKCQDGKEDAEDKGKVVEDKRSLLQSPDEEESPPSPEAATDRGNVLAQKPSLLQIPAQQESCQSDPSDQDAMEGDLSDSVGKVTAVPHRSRFSQGIIPFEDTPEFTEVAEATGTYLRIRDLLKGSPRNMAKNKK, encoded by the exons ATGGCGGAGGTAGATTTTGGTGACAGTGAGCTCTTTGAACAATTGGGAGAGAATATTCCTGCTGCTACTCACGTTCGGTTcacggaggaagaggaggatggagaaGAATGCTCTGAGCTCAAGGGAAGATTGGGGGAGTGTGAGGAGACAGTACGGAGTTTGATAGAAGAGA ACCAAGAGTTGAAGAGAAAATTGAAAGTGTTGACAAGGCCAAG TGGCATTAATGTTGAAAACATCAAGATTGATGGTCCTCTTCTACAGATCCTTTTCGCAAACAATAACATCTCAAA GCAATGCCGTCAAGAAATCGAAGACTCCATCTGTAGTATTGTTCAGAAACATCAGCAGCAGGGAGAAGCTGAAAATGGAAATCCCTCCAGCAATGTCAACCCTCAG TCTTCAAGTTTCATTATGGAAGAAGATCAGAAGACCAAGACCTCCTGTGGAATCAGAAAGATTAAGGAGGCCTTCAGT ATGGTGGGAAGTGTCCTGTATTTCACCAGTTTCTGTCTGGACAAACTTGGACAGCCCCTGCTAAATGATAACCCCCAGCAGACAGAAGGATGGGAGGTTCCAAA ATATAAGCAGGTCTTCAGCCAGGTCATCGCCTTAGATGGACAAGAAGTACAGATGAAAGAGAAAAG AGctaagccttgttgtttcaactGTGGGTTGGATGGTCATCAACTTCGAGACTGTCCTCAG CCAAAGGACATGGCCAGAATCAACGAGAAACGGAAGGAGTTTTCTCAGGGTAACCAGGGCAACCTGAGCAATCAGCGTTACCATGCTGAGGAAGTGGAGGAGCGATTTGCCAAATACAAACCTGGAATCATAAG TGAGGAGCTGCTGTCTGCGCTGGGAGTTGATATGAACACCCTACCCCCTCACATCTACCGGATGAGGCAGCTAGGCTACCCACCTGGCTGGCTTAAGGAGGCAGAGATGGAGAACTCCGGTCTCACGCTATACGATGGGAAGG TGTCAAGTGATGAAGAACCAACAGAGGACAATGGACAAAAAATCTCCTATGATGTTTCCAAGCTTGTAGATTTCCCAGGCTTCAATATATCTTCACCTCCTAGTGTGAAGGAT GACTACAGGCTAAACCGCTCCATTCCAATGCAGCATAACCACATGAAGCAGAATTTTGCTGCCTATCTGTCCAACAATTTTCCAATG CCTGGTGCCAACTGCAATAAGAGACAACATGAATCCAACTCAACTCCCCGGCAGTCGAAGAAAATGAGATCTGATGCCAGGAGTTCAGATATGGACGTTGATTCAG ACCAGGATACTACACCCCACCGACACCGGAGCTCAGACAGCTTCCAGTTCCAGCCCCCGCTGCCCCCTGGCTCACCATCCTTTGGTTCACCCCCTCCCTTACCTCATGGTACTCCGCCAGCCACTCCCACTCCCCCCCCTCTTCCTAAGGGAACACCTCCACCCACGCCCACTAATGGCTCACGGGCCCTGCAGGGACGCACTGTGGGAGGGGGTGAGGAGTCTGTAGGTGGGGAGGAGGAAGAGCTGACACTGGAAGAGCTGGAGGAGCAGCAGAGGCTGATCTGGGCAGCATTGGAAAATGCTGACACCGCCACcaacagtgactctgagacaccaGCTGTTGGAACACCCCTCCCCAGCTCGCCCAGCATCTCCACACCCGCCCACATCGACACTGAAATGGAGGAAGGTGAGGCTGAAGATTATGAGGAAAAGGAGGGATCTGTGGAGGCTGCCAGCCACAACAGTGATGAGCAGATCAGTGTTGAGCCATCTTCTAGTAAATGTCAGGATGGTAAGGAAGATGCTGAAGATAAAGGCAAGGTGGTCGAAGACAAGAGAAGCTTACTGCAATCACCAGACGAAGAAGAGAGCCCTCCGAGCCCTGAAGCTGCTACAGATAGAGGCAATGTGCTTGCACAGAAGCCCAGCTTGCTGCAAATACCAGCCCAACAAGAGAGCTGTCAGTCGGATCCCTCAGATCAGGATGCTATGGAGGGAGATCTGTCTGACTCTGTGGGGAAGGTAACGGCCGTGCCTCACCGGAGTAGGTTTTCACAGGGCATTATTCCCTTTGAGGACACGCCAGAATTCACAGAGGTTGCTGAGGCCACCGGGACATACCTACGAATCCGAGACTTGCTGAAAGGTTCCCCCCGAAATATGGCAAAAAACAAAAAGTGA
- the si:ch211-110p13.9 gene encoding uncharacterized protein si:ch211-110p13.9, translating into MSTYTTIQLPLWDGGKLKIRFIYLSNRSSFKVTSCPVEGPMVPLFLGADLFSNTDIRTENHPRYHAKFAKKGLATKLHFSSAFRVHGLRVPTANNCLWFYSIQGVFRVAFEMYSKQEQLSVLENFQEVWKSRLNDIPLKMNYNLSVQLDPPPPQIVVEMYDQDLKLKLMSRNPQGYPSQSVEIPEADTGPSGDTSADHDYCFLPNESMPAQPVHLCPSILSQKLQGLEAKLSSEKQLGTDQQETILLLLESIERCVSRPLEEGDVADTVLALLEARKWGSVYSSHLLHSIGCWLGQQFHAANSSISQQVECFKVRHIERITDLPPAEELASELFPEAMRTLLLHWMGLSDDSTLWKRQSEYPILLLILEFANHNLITGVAHVLYSSLKVNLDLADSKELSTVESKTTVVKNYSSKSKK; encoded by the exons ATGTCAACATACACAACTATCCAGTTACCGCTTTGGGATGGTGGCAAGCTGAAAATTCGCTTTATATACTTGTCAAATAGAAGCTCTTTCAAAGTAACGAGCTGTCCTGTCGAG GGACCAATGGTTCCTCTCTTTTTAGGGGCTGATCTCTTCTCAAACACTGATATCCGCACAGAGAACCATCCCAGATATCATGCAAAGTTTGCAAAGAAAGGATTGGCAACTAAACTACATTTCTCCTCAG CATTTAGAGTCCATGGCCTGAGGGTACCCACTGCCAACAATTGCCTGTGGTTCTACAGCATCCAAGGTGTTTTTCGAGTGGCCTTTGAAATGTATAGTAAACAAGAGCAGCTTTCTGTGTTGGAGAACTTTCAG GAGGTATGGAAGTCCCGCCTAAATGACATCCCACTAAAGATGAACTACAACCTGAGTGTTCAGCTGGATCCTCCGCCACCCCAGATCGTTGTGGAGATGTACGACCAAGACCTAAAGCTCAAACTGATGTCCCGGAATCCCCAAGGTTACCCATCTCAATCTGTGGAAATTCCTGAGGCTGACACAGGCCCTTCAGGTGACACTTCAGCAGACCATGATTACTGCTTTCTGCCAAATGAGAGTATGCCAGCACAGCCAGTCCATCTATGTCCCTCCATCTTAAGTCAAAAACTGCAGGGCTTGGAGGCAAAGCTGAGCTCTGAGAAACAGCTGGGGACCGACCAGCAGGAGACCATCCTGCTTCTGTTGGAGAGCATTGAGCGCTGTGTGAGCAGGCCACTGGAGGAGGGGGATGTGGCAGACACTGTACTAGCTCTGCTAGAGGCTCGGAAATGGGGCTCTGTGTACTCCAGCCACCTGCTTCACTCCATAGGCTGCTGGCTTGGCCAGCAGTTCCATGCAGCCAACAGTAGTATCAGCCAGCAGGTAGAGTGCTTCAAGGTGCGGCACATAGAGCGAATCACAGATCTGCCACCTGCAGAGGAACTAGCCTCAGAGCTTTTTCCAGAGGCAATGCGAACACTGCTGCTCCACTGGATGGGTCTGAGTGATGACTCAACCCTGTGGAAGAGACAGAGCGAGTACCCTATCCTGCTCCTAATCCTGGAGTTTGCCAACCACAACCTCATCACTGGTGTTGCACATGTGCTTTACTCAAGTCTTAAGGTGAATTTAGATCTAGCTGACTCAAAAGAGTTAAGTACTGTAGAAAGTAAAACTACTGTTGTAAAAaactactcaagtaaaagtaaaaagtag